The proteins below are encoded in one region of Populus alba chromosome 2, ASM523922v2, whole genome shotgun sequence:
- the LOC118042233 gene encoding proteasome subunit beta type-1 yields MTKQQARFEPYDFNGGTCVAIAGADYCVVAADTRMSTGYNILTRDYSKIYKLADKCLMASSGFQADVRALQKVLGAKHLIYQHQHNKQMSCPAMARLLSNTLYYKRFFPYYTFNVLVGFDEEGKGCVYTYDAVGSYEKVGYSAQGSGAKLIMPVLDNQLKSPSPLLLPAQDAVTPLSEAEAIDVVKDVFASATERDIYTGDKLEIVILNADGMRREFAELRKD; encoded by the exons ATGACTAAACAACAAGCCAGATTTGAACCCTACGATTTTAATGGAGG gactTGCGTTGCGATTGCTGGAGCTGATTACTGTGTAGTCGCCGCTGATACTCGAATGTCTACCGGATACAATATTCTCACTCGCGATTACTCCAAAATCTATAAATT AGCGGACAAATGTTTGATGGCTTCTTCTGGCTTTCAAGCTGATGTGAGAGCCCTACAAAAGGTTTTGGGGGCTAAGCACCTG ATCTATCAACATCAACACAACAAGCAGATGAGCTGCCCTGCCATGGCTCGACTGCTCTCCAACACTCTCTACTACAAACGTTTCTTCCCTTATTATACCTTCAACGTTTTGGTTGGCTTTGATGAGGAAG GAAAGGGCTGTGTTTACACTTACGATGCTGTCGGTTCCTATGAGAAGGTTGGGTATAGTGCCCAAGGTTCTGGTGCTAAACTCATCATGCCTGTGCTAGATAACCAGCTGAAGTCCCCCAGCCCTCTTTTATTACCTGCGCAG GACGCTGTAACTCCACTTTCTGAGGCAGAAGCAATTGATGTGGTCAAAGATGTTTTTGCATCTGCAACTGAGAGGGATATATACACT GGAGACAAGCTTGAAATTGTCATCTTAAATGCTGATGGTATGCGTCGTGAATTTGCAGAGCTCAGAAAAGATTGA
- the LOC118042231 gene encoding uncharacterized protein yields MASMAPPKAYPGCLCKARRTEHHNGFTRPRILFCQQQDNDNEPQHQIARREIVLRSSELAVAGAIFNLGGKKPDYLGVQKNQPSLSLCPATKNCISTSENITDLTHYAPPWNYNGGRKKPVSKEKAMEELLDVIRSTKPEKFTPKIVERDDDYVHVEYQSPILGLVDDVEFWFRPGNNAIVEYRSASRLGNFDFDYNRKRIKILRLELEKKGWASAESF; encoded by the exons ATGGCTTCAATGGCGCCACCAAAAGCCTATCCTGGCTGTCTCTGTAAGGCTCGCAGAACCGAACACCACAATGGGTTTACTCGTCCTCGTATCCTCTTCTGTCAGCAGCAGGACAACGACAACGAACCCCAGCATCAAATTGCTCGAAG GGAAATAGTACTGAGGAGCAGTGAATTAGCAGTAGCAGGTGCCATTTTCAATCTCGG TGGGAAAAAGCCTGATTACCTTGGGGTGCAAAAGAACCAACCATCATTATCTCTGTGCCCGGCTACAAAGAATTGTATCTCAACATCGGAGAATATCACTGATCTTACCCACTATGCCCCTCCATG GAACTACAATGGTGGTAGAAAAAAGCCAGTCAGCAAGGAAAAGGCAATGGAAGAGCTTCTTGATGTG ATAAGATCAACGAAACCGGAGAAATTTACACCAAAGATTGTAGAGAGGGATGATGATTATGTGCACGTGGAATACCAGAGCCCTATTTTAGGG CTAGTCGATGATGTTGAGTTTTGGTTCCGGCCAGGCAATAACGCGATTGTGGAGTACCGGTCTGCATCACGCTTGGGaaactttgattttgattaCAACAGAAAGAGAATCAAG ATATTGAGACTAGAGCTGGAGAAGAAAGGCTGGGCATCTGCAGAGAGTTTCTGA